From Pagrus major chromosome 18, Pma_NU_1.0, a single genomic window includes:
- the tcirg1b gene encoding T cell immune regulator 1, ATPase H+ transporting V0 subunit a3b codes for MGSMFRSEEVCLVQLFLQSGSAYNCVSELGELGLVEFRDLNPNVNAFQRKFVGEVRRCEELEKTFTFLEQEINRSLSPPLQGPLPPPCPTPLAPQPRELITIEEESERLARELKEVSRNRDSLRAQLTQLCQYRGVLTRTHSLTASQAPPPVLESQGLFDNRQDVHLSFVAGVVHPWKVPSFERLLWRACRGYIIVDFREMEDRLEHPDTGEMVQWTVFLISYWGDQIGQKVKKICDCFRTQTFAYPESTAEREEILQGLQGRIEDIKSVLSQTEAFLQQLLMRAVAALPQWKVRVQKCKAVQMVLNLCSPSVTDKCLIAEAWCPTAKLPELQSALREGGRKSGSGVDSFYNRLPSSTPPPTLFPLNSFTAGFQNIVDAYGVASYREVNPAVYTIITFPFLFAVMFGDVGHGLLMTLAALWMVLEEKDPKLRNNNNEIWRMMFGGRYLILLMGLFSIYTGAIYNECFSRGLSTFTSAWHVGPMFDKNIWNSSVLAENQYLSMDPTVAGVFTSPYPFGIDPIWGLSNNKLTFLNSYKMKMSVIIGIIHMTFGVSLSFFNYWHFGQIRSVFFVLIPELFFMISLFGYLVFMVVFKWIVYTPAQSQEAPSILIHFIDMFLFSDNPQNPPLYTGQTVVQKVLVVLAVCSVPVLLLGNPTSEYLSHKRRRRQVEEDRRPLVSEDGSINTCQGEVEGEAAQEEEFDAADVFMHQAIHTIEYCLGCISNTASYLRLWALSLAHAQLSEVLWVMVMRLALRWQGYVGSVILFLIFGFFAILTVSILLIMEGLSAFLHALRLHWVEFQNKFYSGSGYKLSPFSFSSLINASAAI; via the exons ATGGGCTCCATGTTTCGCAGTGAGGAGGTGTGCCTGGTGCAGCTCTTCCTTCAGTCCGGCTCGGCCTACAATTGTGTCAGTGAGCTGGGGGAGCTGGGCCTGGTGGAGTTCAGAGAC TTAAATCCGAATGTGAACGCCTTTCAGAGGAAGTTTGTCGGCGAGGTCAGACGATGCGAGGAACTAGAGAAAACTTTTA CCTtcctggagcaggagatcaatCGCTCCCTGTCCCCACCCTTGCAGGGTCCCCTCCCTCCACCATGCCCGACACCGTTGGCCCCTCAGCCCCGCGAACTCATCACCATAGAGGAGGAGAGCGAGAGGCTGGCCAGAGAGCTCAAAGAG GTGTCCAGGAACAGAGATAGCCTACGGGCTCAGCTGACCCAGCTCTGTCAGTACAGAGGTGTCCTGACCAGAACACACTCTCTCACAGCCTCACAG GCACCACCACCTGTACTGGAAAGCCAAGGCCTGTTTGATAACCGCCAAGATGTCCACCTCAG TTTTGTGGCAGGAGTGGTCCACCCTTGGAAGGTCCCCTCATTCGAACGGTTGTTATGGCGTGCATGTCGCGGTTATATTATCGTGGATTTCAGAGAAATGGAGGATCGACTTGAGCATCCAGACACG GGGGAAATGGTGCAATGGACAGTGTTTCTCATTTCCTACTGGGGAGATCAGATCGGACAGAAAGTCAAGAAGATCTGTGATTG CTTCCGCACACAGACATTTGCGTACCCTGAGAGTactgctgagagagaggagattcTCCAGGGACTTCAAGGCAGAATTGAAGACATCAAATCA GTGTTGTCTCAGACCGAGGccttcctgcagcagctgctgatgCGGGCGGTGGCTGCGCTGCCCCAGTGGAAGGTGCGGGTGCAGAAGTGTAAGGCGGTTCAGATGGTGCTGAACCTCTGCAGCCCTTCCGTCACTGACAAATGCCTGATCGCTGAGGCCTGGTGTCCCACTGCCAAGCTGCCAGAACTGCAGAGCGCtctgagagagggaggg AGGAAGAGTGGCAGTGGGGTCGATTCTTTCTACAACCGCCTGCCttcctccacccctccacccacCCTGTTCCCCCTCAACTCTTTCACAGCTGGTTTCCAAAACATTGTTGATGCCTATGGAGTGGCCAGCTACCGTGAGGTCAATCCAG CGGTGTACACCATTATCACATTCCCCTTCCTGTTTGCTGTGATGTTTGGGGACGTGGGTCATGGTTTACTGATGACGCTGGCTGCCCTGTGGATGGTCCTTGAGGAGAAGGACCCCAAACTgaggaacaacaacaacgag ATCTGGAGGATGATGTTCGGAGGACGGTATCTGATTCTGCTGATGGGACTGTTCTCTATCTACACGGGCGCCATTTACAACGAGTGCTTCAGCAGAGGCCTCTCTACCTTCACCTCAGCGTGGCACGTCGGCCCGATGTTCGACAAGAACATATGGAA TTCGTCCGTCCTGGCAGAGAACCAGTACCTGTCCATGGATCCTACTGTGGCTGGTGTTTTCACCAGCCCCTATCCATTTGGCATTGATCCG ATCTGGGGATTGTCCAACAACAAACTGACTTTCCTCAACTCATATAAGATGAAGATGTCAGTCATCATCGGTATCATTCACATGACTTTTGGAGTCTCCTTGTCATTCTTCAACTACTG GCACTTTGGTCAGATCAGAAGTGTGTTCTTTGTGCTGATCCCTGAGCTGTTCTTCATGATTTCTCTGTTTGGCTATCTGGTCTTCATGGTGGTCTTCAAGTGGATCGTCTACACCCCCGCCCAGTCCCAAGAGGCTCCCAGTATACTTATCCACTTCATAGACATGTTCCTCTTCTCAGATAACCCTCAAAACCCACCGCTCTATacaggacag ACTGTGGTGCAGAAGGTCCTGGTGGTGCTGGCAGTGTGTTCCGTCCCGGTCCTCCTGCTCGGGAATCCCACGAGTGAATACCTCTCACACAAGAGAAGACGACGGCAAGTG GAGGAAGACAGACGTCCGCTGGTGTCAGAAGACGGCTCCATCAACACCTGTCAGGGTGAGGTGGAGGGAGAAGCTGCACAGGAGGAG GAGTTTGATGCTGCAGATGTGTTCATGCATCAGGCCATCCACACCATCGAGTACTGCCTGGGCTGCATCTCCAACACTGCCTCTTACCTCCGACTCTGGGCTCTCAGTCTGGCACACGCAC AGCTTTCAGAGGTGTTGTGGGTGATGGTGATGCGTCTCGCCCTGAGGTGGCAGGGCTACGTGGGCTCTGTAATCCTCTTTCTGATTTTCGGCTTCTTTGCTATATTGACCGTCTCCATCCTGCTGATTATGGAGGGACTCTCGGCTTTTCTGCATGCGCTCCGTCTGCACTG GGTGGAGTTTCAGAACAAGTTCTACAGTGGATCAGGCTACAAGCTGAGCCCCTTCtctttctcatctctcatcAATGCATCAGCTGCTATCTGA
- the prpf19 gene encoding pre-mRNA-processing factor 19, with protein MSLFCAISNEVPEHPCVSPVSNQVFERRLIEKYIAENGTDPMNGQPLSEEQLVDIKVSHPIRPKAPSATSIPAILKSLQDEWDAVMLHSFTLRQQLQTTRQELSHALYQHDAACRVIARLTKEVTAAREALATLKPQAGLVAPQAVPASQPAAAGAGGEPMEISEQVGMTPEIIQKLQDKATILTTERKKRGKTVPEELVRAEDLSKYRQVASHAGLHSASVPGILALDLCPSDTNKVLTGGADKNVVVFDKNEEQIVATLKGHTKKVTSVIYHPSQSVVFSASPDNTIRVWSVTGGNCVQVVRAHDAGVTGLSLHATGDYLLSSSEDQYWAFSDIQTGRVLTKVTDESAGCALTCAQFHPDGLIFGTGTADSQIKIWDLKERTNVANFPGHSGPVTSIAFSENGYYLATGAQDSSLKLWDLRKLKNFKTITLDNNYEVKSLVFDQSGTYLAVGGSDIRVYICKQWSEVLNFTDHSGLVTGVAFGENAQFLTSAGMDRSLKFYSL; from the exons atgtctttgttttgtgcaA TCTCCAACGAGGTGCCGGAGCACCCGTGCGTCTCCCCGGTGTCCAACCAGGTGTTTGAGCGCAGGCTAATCGAGAAGTACATCGCAGAGAATGGGACGGACCCGATGAACGGACAACCCTTGTCTGAGGAACAGCTCGTAGATATTAAAG TGTCCCATCCTATTAGACCAAAGGCTCCATCAGCAACAAGCATTCCTGCCATTCTCAAGTCTCTTCAAGATGAGTGG gaTGCTGTTATGCTTCACAGCTTCACCCTGCGGCAGCAGCTGCAGACTACTCGCCAAGAATTGTCTCATGCCCTCTATCAACATGATGCCGCCTGCAGAGTCATCGCTCGACTCACCAAAGAGGTCACTGCTGCCAGAGAAG cTCTTGCCACACTCAAGCCCCAGGCTGGATTGGTTGCCCCTCAGGCTGTCCCAGCCTCtcaaccagctgcagca GGTGCTGGTGGAGAGCCTATGGAGATTAGTGAACAGGTGGGAATGACCCCAGAGATCATCCAGAAG CTTCAAGACAAAGCTACCATCCTCActacagaaagaaagaag AGAGGAAAAACTGTGCCAGAGGAGCTGGTTAGAGCTGAAGATCTCAGCAAATACCGCCAAGTGGCCTCACATGCT GGTCTTCATAGTGCCAGTGTCCCTGGTATTCTTGCTCTGGATCTGTGTCCCTCAGACACCAACAAAGTCCTCACTG GTGGAGCTGATAAGAACGTGGTGGTGTTTGACAAGAATGAGGAGCAGATTGTGGCAACACTGAAGGGTCACACCAAGAAGGTCACCTCTGTCATTTACCATCCATCGCAG TCGGTGGTCTTCTCTGCATCTCCAGACAACACCATCCGTGTGTGGTCCGTCACCGGGGGCAACTGTGTCCAGGTGGTGCGTGCCCACGATGCAGGTGTCACTGGACTCTCCCTACACGCTACTGGGGACTACCTGCTCAGCTCCTCTGAGGATCAG TACTGGGCCTTCTCTGATATCCAGACTGGTAGAGTCCTTACCAAAGTTACTGATGAAAGTGCTGGCTGTG CTCTCACCTGTGCTCAGTTCCACCCTGATGGTCTCATTTTTGGCACCGGAACGGCTGATTCCCAAATCAAGATCTGGGATCTGAAGGAGCGCACCAATGTGGCCAACTTCCCAGGCCACTCTGGCCCCGTCACTTCCATTGCTTTCTCTGAGAACGGATACTATCTGGCCACAG GTGCCCAGGATAGCTCGCTGAAACTGTGGGATCTAAGGAAACTGAAGAACTTCAAGACCATCACTCTGGACAACAACTACGAG GTGAAGTCCCTTGTGTTTGACCAGAGTGGTACCTACCTGGCTGTAGGAGGGTCTGACATCCGTGTCTACATCTGCAAGCAGTGGTCTGAGGTCCTCAACTTCACAG ACCATTCAGGATTGGTGACTGGAGTGGCCTTTGGAGAGAACGCCCAGTTCCTGACCTCTGCAGGAATGGACAGAAGTCTCAAGTTTTACAGTTTGTAG
- the LOC141013604 gene encoding uncharacterized protein — protein sequence MLLLLLLTTSCAVIVVDATAKKRTLPTTDFLHDLFLIRGSSASVENLCYGKRLSFPTRYVPPLFRGQLYFTPSDGRPRKLLMDNKEAKDPRLVYLPGQGLLLMDLKESDSGTFSASDERTKNDTIFIVKILDCSYQLKKYYGKTYIFDVSRRAEFMEFTSLHTNQTKVLWNRSNPEASKGGRGEMKPGGWEIISLTTADSGYYNFRKKDNALLSRIRLTVEESFKHYNTNVNGRLLIQNSFFEGVSWTVTFTTNGTQASQTLLKAGKVVIKDDQISTSFSGRIWVIHDGIEIYPVKSTDAGTFKFSDPQGNLAQVVTVTVNPELTPTYVYVAIIGGIVLALFVCCCCVRKCCCKKSSSKRDQSAPDAVYYHEPDQPAGPSYSAAPAPDYSYQPVNPPAYGELAATSVGLSVNNPVNIHVNPRQPEVSAPGGQRATPAPSLGSDCLTSDHDTKFELKGVTFPSAPPLGSDSGFSDVYTSDKLNFL from the exons atgttactgttgttgttgttgaccaCTTCCTGCGCTGTAATTG TTGTCGATGCCACAGCAAAGAAAAGGACACTGCCTACCACAGACTTTCTTCATGACTTGTTTCTGATTCGAGGCTCATCTGCCAGTGTGGAGAACTTGTGCTATGGCAAACGTTTGAGTTTTCCGACTAGATATGTACCACCTTTATTCCGTGGACAGCTGTACTTTACTCCGAGTGATGGGAGACCCAGGAAGCTACTGATGGATAACAAGGAG GCAAAGGATCCACGCCTCGTATATCTCCCCGGCCAGGGCCTCTTATTAATGGATTTGAAAGAAAGTGATTCTGGAACATTTTCCGCATCGgatgaaaggacaaaaaatgacaccatcttCATAGTGAAAATTTTGG ATTGTTCTTAccagttaaaaaaatattacgGCAAGACGTACATCTTTGATGTTTCTAGACGGGCTGAATTCATGGAGTTCACTTCCCTTCACACGAATCAGACAAAGGTCCTGTGGAATCGCTCCAACCCGGAGGCTAGTaagggaggcagaggagagatgAAGCCCGGTGGCTGGGAGATTATCAGCCTCACTACAGCAGACAGTGGCTACTACAACTTCAGGAAAAAAGACAACGCTTTGCTGTCTAGGATAAGGCTCACAGTAGAAG AGAGCTTTAAACACTATAATACTAACGTGAACGGGCGGCTCCTCATCCAAAATTCATTTTTTGAGGGTGTCTCATGGACTGTGACCTTCACGACGAATGGAACACAGGCAAGCCAAACGTTGCTAAAAGCAGGCAAGGTGGTCATAAAAGATGACCAGATCTCAACGTCTTTTAGTGGGAGAATTTGGGTCATACATGATGGCATAGAGATTTATCCTGTGAAGAGCACAGATGCTGGAACCTTTAAGTTCAGTGACCCGCAGGGAAACCTGGCCCAGGTTGTGACGGTGACGGTAAACCCCG AACTTACTCCCACATACGTTTATGTTGCTATCATTGGTGGGATTGTCTTAGCACTGTTtgtctgctgttgctgtgtgagGAAGTGCTGTTGTAAAAAGAGCTCTTCTAAAAGGGACCAGtcagcacctgatgctgtgtatTACCAC GAGCCGGATCAACCTGCAGGCCCAAGTTACTCTGCTGCACCTGCTCCAGATTACTCTTATCAGCCAGTGAATCCCCCGGCTTATGGAGAACTTGCAGCTACCTCCGTTGGACTGTCG GTGAACAACCCCGTAAATATCCATGTGAATCCACGTCAGCCtgag GTTTCAGCTCCAGGAGGGCAGAGAGCCACTCCAGCTCCTTCACTCGgctctgattgtctcacctcGGACCATGATACAAAGTTTGAGCTGAAAGGAGTGACCTTTCCCTCTGCACCCCCCCTCGGTTCAGACTCAGGTTTCAGTGATGTTTATACCTCTGATAAATTGAACTTTCTGTAA
- the LOC141013605 gene encoding uncharacterized protein: MILLLVTICCALFGSSAGVEYKDMCYGKSLRFPFRYTPPLFRGQLYFTPSDGGPRKLLLDDGKVKEPRIKINTAVGVTLTDLRESDAGTFSESSDGKTNKLITLQILDCATEITNTYGARHTFSIPSQAEYLEFTPLNTDQTKVLWDRNDPQVSKGGRRKMKPGGWEIISLTTDDSGYYNFRKKDNTLLSRIRLTVEESFKHYDTNVNERLFIKNPIEGYPWTVTFTPEDNFRKSTLMEEGNLVTDWTLMNFSGRIENLSDGIEIDPVEIIDSGIFEFTDLEGNLALVATVTVNPELTPIYVYVAIIGGIVLAVFVCCCCVRKCCCKKSSSKRDESAPAAVYYHSQAQDQPAGPSYSAAPAPNYSYQPVNPPASRQPAATSVGPSVHNPVNIHVNPLQPEVYKPVNIHVNPLQPEVSAPAPSLGSDCLSSAPPPEFKLKGCTFPSVPPLSSESTFSDVYTSDKFNFL; encoded by the exons ATGATATTGTTGTTGGTAACCATCTGCTGCGCCTTATTCG GTTCATCTGCTGGTGTTGAGTATAAAGATATGTGCTATGGCAAAAGTTTAAGATTTCCATTTCGGTATACACCACCTTTATTCCGTGGACAGCTGTACTTCACTCCAAGTGATGGGGGACCGAGGAAGCTACTGTTGGATGACGGGAAG GTTAAGGAACCACGCATCAAAATCAACACTGCAGTGGGAGTTACATTAACAGATTTGAGAGAAAGTGATGCTGGAACGTTTTCCGAGTCATCTgatgggaaaacaaacaaactcatcaCGCTGCAAATTTTGG atTGTGCCACCGAGATCACAAACACTTATGGGGCCAGGCACACCTTCAGTATTCCTTCCCAGGCTGAATACCTGGAGTTCACTCCCCTTAACACGGATCAGACAAAGGTCCTGTGGGATCGCAACGACCCTCAGGTTAGTAAGGGAGGCCGAAGAAAGATGAAGCCTGGTGGCTGGGAGATTATCAGCCTCACTACAGATGACAGCGGTTACTACAACTTcaggaaaaaagacaacactttgCTGTCTAGGATAAGGCTCACAGTAGAAG AGAGCTTTAAACACTATGATACAAACGTGAACGAGCGGCTCTTCATCAAAAATCCAATTGAAGGTTACCCGTGGACTGTGACGTTCACCCCTGAGGACAATTTTAGGAAAAGTACACTGATGGAAGAAGGTAACCTGGTCACGGATTGGACGTTAATGAATTTTAGTGGGAGAATTGAGAATCTGAGCGATGGCATCGAGATTGATCCTGTAGAAATAATAGACTCTGGCATCTTTGAGTTCACAGACCTGGAGGGCAACCTGGCCCTTGTTGCGACAGTGACGGTAAACCCTG AACTTACTCCCATATATGTTTATGTTGCTATCATTGGTGGGATTGTCTTAGCGGTGTTtgtctgctgttgctgtgtgagGAAGTGCTGTTGTAAAAAGAGCTCTTCTAAAAGGGACGAATCAGCACCTGCTGCTGTGTATTACCAT TCGCAGGCTCAGGATCAACCTGCAGGCCCAAGTTACTCTGCTGCACCTGCTCCAAATTACTCTTATCAGCCAGTGAATCCTCCTGCTTCAAGACAACCTGCAGCTACCTCTGTTGGACCATCA GTGCACAACCCAGTGAATATCCATGTGAACCCCCTTCAACCtgag GTGTACAAGCCAGTGAACATCCATGTGAACCCCCTCCAGCCTGag gtttctgctccagctccttcaCTCGGCTCTGATTGTCTCTCCTCAGCCCCTCCGCCAGAGTTCAAGCTGAAAGGATGTACCTTTCCCTCTGTCCCCCCCCTCAGTTCAGAATCAACTTTCAGTGATGTTTATACCTCTGATAAATTCAATTTTCTGTAA
- the LOC141013699 gene encoding uncharacterized protein yields the protein MSSSVLLTALFTLPLAVGWVVLGEREEAQMVCAGKEFRLPVYSTSRMVFFTPDSDGPRRVLLDKTVVREPRFKWTRDKMLVLKEVTHADQGLYAIKLSSGFTYETVHLTVSECIKSYHRNYGENFEHNIPENGSLLEFSPRGAPPEAMPVVLWNRTDPETSNAGRGRLLRGGKVWVAERVTQADQGNYTVRDSTGKVVSRSTLTVRGHSFNVTRFTKESLNLPLFLPIPHAHLIFTPSRYPDESSLGPFDPKPPRGPVQLIREGQVTDHDMRYRGLISLGRNGTINEVVIARLTSRHDGVYEIRDGNGNLVSSTFLHVLEKGGRWRALLKSITVPSGMFVSLAGFILFMKRYPNCSLSQIIAGLRANRTPQANPPRVNIQDYSQPSPQPSGFYGHSQQPGTPRKWTPRASPTHSGYSPVRIGSPRAQNQEAHRSATGSSPRHNSTPERGATNEEERRISFSVPGVSDCLHSSEDCVQFQIKKDGDRERRSESQQYFSTLPLDTDTSESCSVYTSEKLNF from the exons atgtcctcctctgtcctgctCACCGCGCTTTTCACCCTGCCTCTTGCTGTGG GTTGGGTCGTACTCG GTGAAAGAGAGGAAGCCCAGATGGTGTGTGCCGGGAAGGAATTTCGTCTGCCTGTGTACTCCACATCCAGAATGGTGTTTTTTACACCAGACTCTGACGGACCGAGGCGTGTCCTGCTGGACAAAACCGTA GTAAGGGAGCCACGGTTTAAGTGGACCAGAGACAAGATGTTAGTCCTGAAAGAAGTGACTCATGCTGATCAGGGACTTTATGCCATCAAACTGTCATCTGGATTCACCTACGAGACTGTTCATCTGACTGTGTCAG AATGCATTAAGTCCTACCACAGAAACTACGGGGAGAACTTTGAGCACAACATCCCTGAAAATGGCTCCCTACTGGAGTTTTCTCCTCGCGGAGCTCCACCTGAGGCCATGCCAGTTGTGCTCTGGAACCGGACGGATCCCGAGACCAGCAATGCCGGCCGGGGGCGGCTGCTGCGTGGCGGGAAGGTCTGGGTGGCTGAGAGAGTGACGCAGGCCGACCAAGGCAATTACACTGTGAGAGACAGCACGGGGAAGGTGGTGTCCCGCAGCACCCTCACTGTTCGCG GACATTCCTTCAATGTCACCCGCTTCACCAAGGAGTCTCTAAACCTGCCCCTCTTTCTTCCTATCCCTCATGCCCACCTCATTTTTACCCCCAGCCGATACCCTGACGAATCCTCCCTGGGCCCTTTTGACCCCAAGCCCCCTCGTGGCCCCGTGCAGCTGATCCGCGAGGGCCAGGTAACGGACCATGACATGCGCTACAGGGGCCTCATCTCCCTGGGCAGGAACGGCACCATCAATGAGGTCGTCATAGCCAGGCTGACCTCAAGGCACGATGGAGTGTATGAAATCAGAGATGGGAATGGCAACCTGGTGTCCTCCACCTTTTTGCATGTGCTCG AAAAAGGAGGCAGATGGCGAGCACTTCTCAAGTCCATCACTGTCCCTTCTGGCATGTTCGTGTCACTGGCCGGTTTCATCCTGTTCATGAAGCGATACCCAAACTGCAGCCTGTCGCAGATCATCGCCGGCCTCAGAGCAAACCGCACCCCACAGGCCAACCCTCCGAGGGTCAACATCCAG GATTACAGCCAGCCGAGCCCTCAGCCCTCAGGCTTCTACGGTCACTCTCAGCAGCCTGGAACACCAAGAAAATGGACCCCAAGAGCCAGTCCTACTCACAGT GGTTACAGTCCGGTTAGGATAGGATCTCCCAGAGCTCAGAACCAGGAGGCACACAGATCGGCAACTGGGAGCTCTCCTCGTCATAATTCAACTCCTGAG CGGGGAGCAACTaatgaggaagagaggaggatttCCTTTTCGGTGCCTGGGGTCTCAGACTGCCTCCACTCCTCCGAGGACTGCGTTCAGTTCCAGATCaagaaagatggagacagagaaagacgGAGCGAATCGCAGCAATACTTTTCCACGCTGCCACTAGACACGGACACCTCTGAATCCTGTAGTGTTTACACGTCGGAGAAACTGAACTTCTAA